One genomic region from Bacilli bacterium encodes:
- the rmuC gene encoding DNA recombination protein RmuC produces the protein MDTTVLILSIISLTLVVISLILLVVLVTRSHKEEIAKGYDDSTLRGEMMGKFGEIRQNIADLKGKTTKDIHDALNEEMIKVLQQNIKNSEEGNAKLERFQQNITESLDKKMGLLTERVDLALKDINKRVDERLDAGFKSTTDNVSKMVESLTKIEEARKKVEELSTQVVTLSSILSNNQKRGQFGEFTLNRILENVFGETRDLYKTQYELKIPSRETVRPDAVIFLPEPNKLVCIDSKFPFSQYEKVYDGSGSKEEIASFKRDVKNQIRDVASKYIVLGYTSREALMFIPSDGIYAYINVNFPDLVDEAQRQNVVLTSPSTLQPMLASIHGLIIEYRRAEKLEELNRALVSLGQEFSRFTLRWDKLTQSIKTVSKSQEELDKTVTKISHKFNKINAGISEDSALETSGQSETIEE, from the coding sequence ATGGACACTACTGTTCTTATCCTGTCGATTATCTCATTGACTTTAGTGGTGATATCACTGATATTGCTTGTGGTTTTAGTTACCCGTAGCCATAAGGAAGAGATAGCAAAAGGCTATGACGATTCGACTCTGCGGGGGGAAATGATGGGGAAGTTTGGCGAAATCAGACAAAATATCGCTGATTTAAAAGGAAAAACGACAAAGGATATTCATGATGCGCTTAATGAAGAAATGATTAAAGTTCTTCAGCAAAATATAAAAAACAGCGAAGAAGGAAATGCTAAACTCGAGCGTTTCCAGCAAAACATTACCGAGTCGCTAGATAAAAAAATGGGCCTGCTTACGGAGCGGGTGGATTTAGCTCTCAAGGATATCAATAAACGGGTTGATGAGCGATTGGATGCCGGATTTAAAAGTACGACAGACAATGTTAGTAAGATGGTTGAAAGCCTCACAAAGATTGAAGAGGCGCGCAAAAAAGTTGAAGAATTATCAACGCAGGTAGTAACTCTATCAAGCATTTTAAGCAACAATCAAAAACGGGGGCAATTTGGAGAATTTACCCTTAATCGAATTTTGGAAAATGTCTTCGGTGAAACCCGCGATCTTTATAAAACCCAATATGAGTTAAAGATTCCTTCACGCGAAACCGTTCGCCCGGATGCAGTGATTTTTTTACCTGAACCGAATAAATTAGTTTGTATCGATTCCAAATTCCCTTTTTCTCAATATGAAAAAGTCTACGACGGAAGTGGAAGCAAAGAGGAGATTGCCAGTTTTAAACGCGATGTAAAAAATCAGATTCGGGATGTTGCCAGCAAATATATCGTCTTGGGATATACTTCGCGCGAAGCGTTGATGTTTATACCCAGCGATGGAATATATGCCTACATAAATGTTAACTTCCCGGATTTAGTTGATGAAGCACAAAGGCAAAATGTTGTTTTGACTTCGCCCTCGACTTTGCAGCCGATGCTGGCTTCCATTCACGGACTAATCATCGAGTATCGGCGAGCGGAAAAATTAGAAGAATTAAATCGAGCCTTAGTTTCTTTAGGACAAGAATTCTCGCGGTTTACGTTAAGATGGGATAAACTTACCCAAAGTATTAAGACGGTCAGTAAGTCGCAGGAAGAACTCGATAAAACAGTGACGAAAATATCTCATAAATTTAACAAAATTAACGCTGGAATTAGCGAAGACTCTGCCTTGGAAACAAGTGGCCAAAGCGAGACGATTGAAGAATAA
- a CDS encoding damage repair protein yields MGNYYAAIDLKSFYAAVECNDRHLNMFMTPLVVCDTRRGEGTIILATSPYLRRMGVPSRLRRKDLPKDIPIIYARPRMARYLEVSAEFNRLLLEYVGEDDLHIYSVDECFINVGPYLKLYRLSAKELIKKILHEIEDRLGLIATAGLGPNMFLAKVSMDIEAKHNPDNIAQWDQKDIEAKLWPLTPLSKVWGISRGYEKKLNNLGLLTMGDIAHYPKTTLKFYLGVVGETFWERANGIDDTDIREKYSPLSTSISVGQTLEKDYSLHDARRLLMEMNDDLARRLRRRGDLAQAVSISLTYSLAEGNYQNGTRLLLPTDITYELDAIVQNLTLGFDKKKKIRGLSIAYFNLVSNACCQLGLFDDEKKEDERIFDRALDQIKARFGSNAILRSSSLLKNSTARRRNEEIGGHAR; encoded by the coding sequence ATGGGCAATTACTACGCGGCTATTGATCTTAAAAGCTTTTATGCCGCTGTTGAATGCAACGACCGTCACCTTAATATGTTCATGACCCCGCTTGTTGTCTGCGACACACGCCGGGGGGAAGGCACGATTATTCTTGCCACCTCACCCTATCTTCGCCGTATGGGTGTCCCTTCCCGTCTTCGAAGAAAAGACCTTCCTAAGGATATTCCGATTATTTATGCCCGGCCGCGTATGGCCCGTTATCTGGAGGTAAGTGCCGAATTCAATCGTTTGCTTCTTGAATATGTCGGAGAAGATGATTTGCATATTTATTCTGTTGACGAGTGTTTTATCAATGTTGGGCCTTACTTAAAACTATACCGCCTTTCGGCCAAAGAACTAATTAAAAAAATTTTACATGAAATCGAAGACCGCCTCGGTCTAATTGCTACCGCGGGACTTGGACCAAATATGTTTTTAGCCAAAGTGAGCATGGATATCGAGGCTAAACATAACCCGGATAATATTGCCCAGTGGGATCAAAAAGATATTGAAGCCAAACTTTGGCCTTTGACCCCGCTAAGCAAAGTTTGGGGCATATCCAGAGGATATGAAAAGAAGCTTAATAATCTCGGCCTTTTAACAATGGGCGATATTGCCCATTATCCCAAAACAACATTAAAGTTTTATCTCGGAGTTGTCGGTGAAACTTTTTGGGAACGGGCTAATGGAATTGATGACACCGACATCCGAGAAAAATACTCCCCCCTTTCCACCTCTATCAGTGTTGGTCAGACCCTAGAAAAAGATTATTCCCTCCATGATGCCAGGCGCCTTTTAATGGAAATGAATGATGATTTAGCGCGAAGATTGAGACGGCGGGGTGATTTGGCGCAAGCAGTAAGCATAAGCCTAACTTACTCTTTAGCCGAGGGAAACTATCAAAACGGAACGCGACTATTGCTCCCAACCGATATTACCTATGAATTGGATGCTATCGTGCAGAATCTTACTTTAGGATTTGATAAGAAAAAGAAAATTCGCGGACTTTCAATTGCCTACTTTAACTTGGTCAGTAATGCCTGTTGCCAATTAGGGCTTTTTGATGATGAAAAAAAAGAGGATGAACGCATATTTGATCGGGCTTTAGATCAAATTAAAGCTCGCTTTGGAAGTAATGCCATCCTGCGTTCATCATCACTTTTAAAAAATTCAACTGCGCGGCGGCGCAATGAGGAAATTGGAGGCCATGCCCGATGA
- a CDS encoding VTT domain-containing protein has protein sequence MKKLNPKTKSMVKKGIVILSAMAFAMLLVILLARHFGWTSIDKIRDTIQSAGAWSWGVFILLQVLYNVLLFIIPGQTMTFIAISIVLFPPIESFILVTLGMMISSIINYFIGYTLGERIVRKIAGDEVVDKYQPLLVRKAKIYYPIFMLMPAMPDDEIVLIAGLSKMPFSYFSLTTLLTRSVGIATTIFIGNIIPWHSLGLRGLIVVGIDLLIAMGIIIMFANMLEKVLEVRENKLQK, from the coding sequence ATGAAAAAACTAAATCCCAAAACAAAATCAATGGTAAAAAAAGGAATTGTCATTCTTTCGGCAATGGCTTTTGCCATGCTTCTAGTAATACTTCTTGCTCGTCATTTCGGTTGGACTAGCATCGATAAAATTAGGGATACAATTCAATCGGCCGGCGCTTGGAGCTGGGGGGTTTTTATTCTTCTTCAGGTACTTTATAACGTGTTGTTATTTATTATTCCCGGGCAAACAATGACCTTCATTGCCATTTCAATTGTTCTATTTCCGCCGATAGAATCGTTTATATTGGTCACTTTAGGAATGATGATTTCAAGTATTATAAATTACTTTATTGGCTATACGCTTGGGGAGCGGATTGTCCGCAAAATTGCCGGTGATGAAGTGGTAGACAAGTATCAACCATTACTGGTGCGGAAAGCCAAAATATACTATCCGATATTTATGTTAATGCCAGCGATGCCCGATGACGAGATTGTTTTAATCGCTGGCTTATCCAAAATGCCCTTTTCCTATTTCTCATTAACGACACTTCTTACTCGCTCGGTGGGAATAGCCACCACTATTTTTATTGGTAATATTATTCCTTGGCATTCTTTAGGACTGCGCGGTTTGATCGTTGTTGGTATTGATTTGTTAATTGCAATGGGAATTATTATTATGTTCGCTAATATGCTAGAAAAAGTCTTGGAGGTAAGGGAAAACAAACTGCAAAAGTAG
- a CDS encoding YolD-like family protein, protein MNRGMKQYMPFASLNEQVSFVKHMLYERSKIEKKSLGDDEQESINRALIGLKPKQKVVITFYRDGHYYTEEMIVKRIDFAYKKILFDKSFVIAIDDITAIELI, encoded by the coding sequence ATGAATCGAGGAATGAAACAGTACATGCCGTTTGCTTCATTAAATGAACAGGTAAGTTTTGTTAAGCATATGCTATATGAACGTTCTAAAATAGAGAAAAAAAGTCTCGGCGATGATGAACAAGAATCGATCAATCGCGCTTTGATTGGCCTCAAACCGAAACAAAAAGTGGTCATCACTTTTTATAGGGATGGCCACTATTATACTGAAGAGATGATTGTTAAACGGATTGACTTTGCCTATAAAAAAATTCTTTTTGATAAGTCCTTCGTTATCGCAATCGATGATATCACCGCTATTGAATTAATTTAA
- a CDS encoding bifunctional 5,10-methylenetetrahydrofolate dehydrogenase/5,10-methenyltetrahydrofolate cyclohydrolase, whose protein sequence is MTIKEYVLKRKSELKAEISHFSTPIKMVIVQVNDDPASDTYIRGKMRDSQEVGIQAELIKLPVTTTQTELSALIQRLNQDSSVHGFIIQMPLPKGIDEEYIKTLVDPAKDIDGFHPLSKFSPCTPLGIINYLKEENIVLDGRNAVVIGRSNIVGKPMARLLMKENMNVTVLHSHTQKDDLRFYVKHADLIVIAIGHKYFLNHSFSYKPDAVLVDVGINRLDGVTYGDIEPEQNVRLQTPVPGGVGLLTRLTLLCNLTEAYKNAFFHH, encoded by the coding sequence ATGACAATTAAAGAGTATGTTCTTAAACGCAAAAGTGAATTAAAAGCAGAGATTAGCCATTTTTCGACACCGATAAAAATGGTGATTGTACAGGTTAATGACGATCCGGCCTCCGATACGTATATTCGCGGTAAAATGCGCGATAGCCAAGAAGTGGGAATTCAAGCGGAACTGATTAAACTTCCGGTTACCACGACCCAAACGGAATTAAGTGCACTTATTCAACGACTTAATCAAGACTCGTCGGTTCACGGATTTATTATTCAGATGCCATTACCAAAGGGTATTGATGAAGAGTACATTAAAACTCTCGTTGATCCCGCCAAGGATATCGATGGATTTCATCCATTAAGTAAATTTTCTCCCTGCACTCCTTTGGGGATAATTAATTACTTAAAGGAAGAAAACATTGTTTTAGATGGCCGCAATGCCGTAGTTATCGGTCGCTCCAATATTGTTGGCAAGCCGATGGCGCGCTTGTTGATGAAAGAGAATATGAATGTTACGGTTCTTCACTCTCACACGCAGAAAGATGATCTTCGGTTTTATGTTAAACATGCCGATTTAATCGTCATTGCCATCGGTCATAAGTACTTTCTTAACCACAGTTTTTCATATAAACCGGATGCGGTTTTGGTTGATGTTGGAATTAACCGCCTTGATGGCGTTACTTATGGTGATATTGAACCCGAGCAAAATGTTCGTCTTCAGACTCCTGTTCCAGGAGGAGTTGGACTTTTGACTCGTCTTACCTTATTATGCAATCTTACGGAGGCTTATAAAAATGCATTTTTCCATCACTAA
- a CDS encoding YitT family protein produces the protein MMKKFSWRDLSPKNFLFLTIAGIINAIGVTMFLIPLTLFDSGFSGTAFLLNSVTPSYLTLSLFLIVLNFPLFILGTKKMGLQFILYSLYAISIYSFVALIIQNWLPIDWNQGSPFVHNDVFLAAIFGGLLSGIGSGLTIRSGGALDGVEVIAILIHKRLSTTVGAIVMVYNVILYLLVAVIYSSWQIPLYSIVTYMIGQRAVDFVVEGLDRGKAAIIITEEPNKIAEAISSELKRGVTFWSGYGYYSQKGKTILYVVVNRFEIGRLKSIVKNVDDRSFVTISDVTDAMGVDLKFGKSEYSKVGE, from the coding sequence ATGATGAAAAAATTCTCATGGCGGGATTTATCGCCCAAAAACTTTTTATTTCTGACGATTGCCGGCATTATCAATGCGATAGGCGTCACCATGTTTTTAATTCCGCTGACGCTTTTTGATAGCGGATTTTCGGGAACGGCCTTTTTGTTAAACAGTGTTACCCCTTCCTATTTAACACTGTCTTTATTCCTTATTGTCCTAAACTTTCCCCTTTTCATTTTGGGAACAAAAAAAATGGGACTGCAGTTTATTCTATATTCTCTTTATGCAATCAGTATTTATTCTTTTGTGGCCCTAATTATTCAAAATTGGCTGCCGATTGACTGGAACCAAGGCTCGCCTTTTGTTCACAATGATGTGTTTTTAGCAGCTATTTTTGGCGGCTTACTTTCAGGTATCGGCTCGGGTTTAACAATTCGAAGTGGCGGAGCCCTGGACGGAGTGGAAGTTATCGCTATTCTTATTCACAAGCGGCTATCGACGACGGTAGGAGCGATTGTCATGGTTTATAACGTTATTCTGTATTTACTCGTAGCCGTTATTTACTCTTCTTGGCAAATCCCCCTTTATTCAATCGTGACCTATATGATTGGTCAGCGTGCGGTTGACTTTGTCGTTGAGGGTCTTGATCGGGGGAAAGCCGCGATTATTATTACAGAGGAACCCAACAAAATAGCGGAAGCAATATCTTCTGAATTAAAGCGCGGAGTGACTTTTTGGAGTGGTTATGGCTATTACTCCCAAAAAGGGAAGACGATATTATATGTTGTCGTTAACCGTTTTGAAATCGGTCGGTTAAAATCAATCGTTAAAAATGTTGACGATCGATCGTTTGTCACGATAAGTGATGTTACCGACGCGATGGGAGTCGATTTAAAATTTGGTAAGAGCGAGTATAGTAAAGTCGGAGAATAA
- the aspS gene encoding aspartate--tRNA(Asn) ligase gives MERIRLDEMKFNEPCKISGFVDKLRDTRYMVFVILRDISGHVQVSFDKGLAPEMSAEVLKAIPGSVISIWGELKENAHVKQGGKEFIPTKLVIESVAEPLPIEDNSFIDQKLDYRWIDLRSEKNTLIFEVQTLLSAKMREFLLDNHFVEIHSPKLIGTASESGADVFELKYFDRKAYLAQSPQFYKQMAMASGFERIFETGPVFRAEKSFSNKHATEFTGFDLEISYIDSFHDVMQLEAELLTFALKAVKEKFGEQIKELTGLEVIVPTLPFPVMKLKDVYQELTDRYGLVVSEEEKGDLTTEAERLCARLAMDKFNSEFLFVTDYDAAHRAFYHMRDEKGVPQGYDLIWRGCEITTGAQREHRYDVLRRQADEKGLSEDVKFYMEFFRYGCPPHGGFGIGLDRLTMLLLGLTIKEAMFIFRGPNRLNP, from the coding sequence ATGGAAAGAATTAGATTGGATGAGATGAAATTTAATGAGCCATGCAAAATATCGGGTTTTGTTGATAAACTTCGGGACACGCGTTACATGGTTTTCGTTATTTTGCGAGATATAAGCGGCCACGTTCAAGTCTCTTTTGATAAGGGACTAGCACCAGAAATGAGCGCCGAAGTTTTAAAGGCGATTCCGGGTTCGGTTATTTCTATTTGGGGAGAACTGAAAGAAAACGCACACGTTAAACAAGGCGGGAAAGAGTTTATTCCGACTAAACTAGTCATCGAAAGCGTAGCTGAACCGCTACCGATTGAAGATAACTCATTTATCGACCAAAAACTTGATTATCGGTGGATTGACCTACGAAGTGAAAAAAATACTTTGATCTTCGAAGTTCAAACCTTGCTCAGTGCTAAAATGCGGGAATTTTTGCTCGATAATCACTTTGTAGAAATTCATAGTCCAAAATTAATTGGTACGGCAAGTGAGAGTGGGGCCGATGTCTTTGAACTTAAATATTTTGATCGGAAGGCCTACCTTGCTCAAAGCCCACAGTTTTATAAACAGATGGCCATGGCCAGTGGATTTGAGCGCATATTTGAGACCGGTCCTGTTTTTCGGGCTGAAAAATCTTTCTCAAATAAACATGCGACCGAGTTTACCGGCTTCGATTTGGAAATAAGTTATATTGATTCGTTTCATGATGTAATGCAATTAGAAGCCGAATTATTAACTTTTGCTTTAAAGGCAGTGAAGGAAAAATTTGGTGAACAAATAAAGGAGTTGACTGGATTAGAGGTGATTGTTCCAACTTTACCTTTTCCAGTAATGAAATTAAAGGATGTTTACCAGGAGCTAACCGATCGTTATGGTCTTGTAGTAAGCGAAGAGGAAAAGGGAGATTTAACAACCGAAGCTGAGCGCCTCTGCGCTCGTTTAGCAATGGATAAGTTTAATAGCGAATTTCTCTTTGTTACCGACTATGATGCCGCTCATCGTGCATTTTATCATATGCGAGATGAAAAAGGTGTACCTCAAGGATATGATTTGATTTGGCGTGGATGTGAGATTACTACTGGCGCGCAGCGTGAGCATCGTTACGATGTTCTCCGTCGTCAAGCGGATGAAAAGGGATTAAGCGAAGATGTAAAGTTCTATATGGAATTTTTCCGCTATGGATGCCCGCCTCATGGCGGTTTTGGAATTGGTCTTGACCGGTTAACGATGCTTTTATTAGGCCTTACGATTAAGGAAGCGATGTTTATTTTCCGGGGACCCAATCGACTTAATCCGTGA
- a CDS encoding aminopeptidase — MKIAQLKNYAKLIVRKGANVQRGQDVIIQARLDQPEFVKMVVIEAYKAGARHVEVRWSYHSLEKVNVKYQTIRTLGEVTDWEKARFEHYVKTNPVRIYLESDDPDGSKGINQVKMAKATQLYFPIIKGYREQMDNHYQWVIAGVPSEKWAKKVFPDLPRVQAEEKLWESILYVSRATGDPLKAWDEHNRNLSARSTYLNNLHLAFLEYKAGNGTDFKVGLLPNAKFIAGGEKTLEGVFFNPNIPTEECFTTPRKGDVEGIVYSSRPLSYRGEVIEDFFVKFVKGKVVEVGAKKNEALLKQMVKMDEGASMLGEVALVPYDSPIRNSGITFWSTLYDENAACHLALGHGFENCIEGYERMSKADLKKIVNDSMIHVDFMIGTKDLSIVGIDHNGKRIQIFKDGNWAF, encoded by the coding sequence ATGAAAATAGCTCAATTAAAGAATTATGCCAAACTCATTGTTCGCAAAGGCGCAAATGTCCAACGCGGACAAGATGTTATTATTCAAGCTCGTCTTGATCAACCGGAATTTGTAAAGATGGTTGTTATCGAGGCTTATAAAGCTGGAGCCCGGCATGTCGAAGTCCGCTGGTCTTATCACTCCCTTGAGAAAGTTAATGTTAAATATCAAACTATCCGTACCCTTGGCGAAGTAACCGATTGGGAGAAGGCGCGCTTTGAGCATTATGTTAAAACCAATCCCGTGCGCATTTATTTGGAAAGTGATGATCCGGATGGTTCAAAGGGCATTAACCAAGTAAAAATGGCTAAGGCTACACAACTCTATTTTCCGATTATTAAAGGTTATCGCGAGCAGATGGATAACCATTATCAATGGGTTATCGCCGGTGTTCCAAGTGAAAAATGGGCAAAGAAGGTTTTTCCGGATTTACCTCGAGTTCAGGCGGAAGAGAAACTTTGGGAGTCAATACTCTATGTTTCCCGGGCTACAGGTGATCCTTTAAAAGCATGGGATGAGCATAATCGGAATTTGTCGGCACGATCTACTTACCTAAATAATCTTCACCTGGCTTTTCTGGAATATAAAGCTGGAAACGGAACGGATTTTAAAGTGGGTCTTTTACCTAATGCCAAATTTATCGCCGGTGGGGAAAAGACACTGGAAGGGGTTTTCTTCAATCCCAACATTCCAACCGAGGAATGCTTTACTACACCCCGCAAAGGGGATGTGGAGGGCATTGTGTATTCTTCTCGTCCGTTATCCTATCGGGGAGAAGTCATTGAAGACTTCTTTGTGAAATTTGTTAAAGGAAAAGTGGTGGAAGTCGGTGCCAAAAAGAATGAAGCGCTTTTGAAACAAATGGTGAAAATGGATGAAGGGGCCTCGATGCTTGGCGAAGTTGCTCTTGTCCCTTATGATTCACCGATTCGCAATTCGGGTATTACTTTTTGGTCGACTTTATATGATGAAAATGCCGCTTGTCATTTAGCGCTTGGACACGGATTTGAAAATTGTATTGAGGGCTATGAAAGAATGAGTAAAGCGGATTTGAAAAAAATCGTGAATGATTCAATGATACACGTCGACTTTATGATCGGCACAAAGGACTTGTCAATTGTTGGAATTGATCATAATGGCAAACGAATTCAGATATTTAAGGATGGAAATTGGGCTTTTTAA
- a CDS encoding NAD-dependent protein deacylase: MDLIASLSDLINRAHHIVFFGGAGVSTESGIPDFRSQNGLYNLKSKYGVPYEVMLSHSYFESNPATFFAFYRDLMINDNAIPNSAHLFLAHLAEKKDVTIITQNIDGLHQIAGSRKVIELHGSIHRNHCVKCGKSFPLSTIVASQGIPFCNQCGGVIKPDVVLYEEPLSDVIITRALIALQSADLLIIAGTSLNVYPASSLINYFFGDNIVVINKDDIFINRPIKLKIKGKIGDVFSRVESLIKP; this comes from the coding sequence ATGGACTTAATAGCAAGTTTATCTGATCTAATTAATCGTGCTCATCATATTGTCTTTTTTGGTGGCGCAGGAGTTTCGACCGAAAGTGGAATTCCCGACTTTCGAAGTCAAAACGGGCTCTACAATTTGAAAAGCAAATATGGAGTTCCCTACGAAGTTATGCTGTCGCATAGCTATTTTGAGAGTAATCCGGCAACGTTTTTTGCGTTTTATCGGGATTTAATGATAAATGATAATGCTATTCCTAATTCTGCGCATTTATTCCTCGCCCACTTAGCGGAAAAGAAAGATGTTACGATTATTACGCAAAACATAGACGGTCTTCACCAAATAGCCGGTAGTCGTAAGGTAATTGAACTTCACGGTTCTATTCATCGAAATCACTGCGTTAAATGTGGTAAAAGTTTTCCTCTATCAACCATTGTCGCGAGCCAGGGCATTCCTTTTTGTAATCAATGCGGAGGGGTTATTAAGCCGGATGTTGTCCTATATGAAGAACCCTTAAGTGATGTAATAATTACCCGAGCTTTAATTGCTCTTCAGTCCGCTGACCTTTTAATTATTGCGGGAACTAGTCTTAATGTCTATCCCGCATCAAGCCTTATAAACTACTTTTTTGGTGACAATATTGTTGTTATAAATAAAGATGATATTTTTATTAATAGGCCTATTAAACTAAAAATAAAAGGGAAAATTGGCGATGTTTTTTCCCGGGTTGAAAGTTTAATAAAGCCATAG
- a CDS encoding NAD-dependent epimerase/dehydratase family protein: MKRIFAITGAGGHLGHYLVQYLLDQNQTVRALLFNNEEPTFSGANVFYGDITDISTLRSFLKINPDEELIVIHAAGIVSINARVDKRLYEVNVKGTKNMLSAAKEAGAKRFVYISSVHAIKEKKHNEVVSELDAKEFTVSAVRGGYAKTKAEATKLVLAANDDVFATYVIAPSGILGPGNSYSADFLGNLVTMFVRGKFKVAVKGGYDFVDVRDVAQATINLALLSHPSRHFYLASGNYYSVKTILDTLSVITKKKRVRIFLSPRFIKLFAWIIEAHYRRRKQTPLFTAYSMDTLLANAQFDNQLAVKELKLAVRPLDATLNDMVKYIEISDFTASKKEIIGIKKNKSA; encoded by the coding sequence ATGAAAAGAATTTTTGCGATTACTGGCGCAGGAGGTCACTTAGGCCATTATCTCGTCCAATACTTATTAGATCAAAATCAAACTGTTCGCGCCTTACTTTTTAATAATGAAGAACCGACTTTTTCCGGCGCGAATGTATTCTATGGGGATATTACCGATATCTCAACGTTGCGTTCGTTTTTGAAAATTAACCCGGATGAGGAACTTATCGTTATTCATGCCGCTGGCATCGTTTCGATTAATGCCCGGGTTGATAAACGGCTTTATGAGGTCAATGTCAAAGGAACGAAAAATATGCTTTCCGCGGCTAAGGAAGCGGGAGCAAAACGTTTTGTATATATCAGCAGTGTCCACGCGATCAAAGAGAAAAAACATAACGAAGTTGTTAGCGAACTTGATGCCAAAGAATTTACTGTGAGCGCTGTGCGTGGAGGCTATGCTAAGACTAAAGCCGAAGCGACAAAACTTGTTTTGGCGGCCAACGACGATGTTTTCGCCACCTATGTTATTGCTCCATCGGGAATTCTTGGACCGGGAAACTCCTATAGTGCAGATTTCTTAGGTAACTTAGTCACTATGTTTGTTCGGGGAAAATTTAAGGTAGCGGTAAAAGGCGGATATGACTTTGTCGATGTGCGTGACGTGGCCCAGGCGACAATTAATCTGGCCTTACTTTCGCATCCTTCGCGCCATTTTTACTTGGCGAGTGGCAATTATTATTCGGTTAAAACAATTCTCGATACTCTAAGTGTTATTACGAAGAAAAAACGGGTAAGAATATTTCTATCCCCCCGCTTTATAAAACTTTTCGCTTGGATTATTGAAGCGCATTATCGTCGGCGGAAGCAGACACCATTATTTACTGCTTACTCAATGGATACACTTTTAGCTAATGCCCAATTTGATAACCAGTTGGCGGTTAAGGAGTTAAAACTGGCAGTTCGTCCATTGGATGCGACATTAAACGATATGGTAAAGTATATTGAAATTAGTGATTTTACCGCCTCAAAAAAGGAAATCATCGGTATTAAAAAGAATAAAAGCGCCTAA
- a CDS encoding manganese efflux pump encodes MNIITLLLYAVILSIDATTVSITNGMCHVGVEKKRLFFSSVLFGVFQGAMPLIGYWIYYFLQEEATWVASTGTYVAFILLSLLGLKMIIDGIKAIKEKEILDCPVSLTNLSYKKIWIQAVATSIDALAVGLSICVANFDGISQDTNIFIAASVIALVTFIMSLIGSFAGLKMGVFMKRYAPLIGGLVLVLLGARILTGL; translated from the coding sequence ATGAATATTATTACCCTATTGCTTTATGCCGTAATTCTTTCCATCGACGCAACTACTGTATCCATTACAAATGGAATGTGCCATGTTGGGGTAGAGAAAAAACGGCTTTTTTTCTCTTCAGTTTTATTTGGAGTTTTTCAGGGAGCAATGCCATTAATTGGGTACTGGATATATTATTTTCTTCAGGAAGAGGCCACATGGGTGGCTTCCACTGGAACCTATGTTGCCTTTATTCTATTGTCACTTCTCGGATTAAAAATGATTATCGATGGTATCAAAGCAATCAAGGAAAAGGAAATATTAGATTGTCCAGTTTCTTTAACTAATTTATCCTATAAAAAAATTTGGATTCAGGCTGTGGCTACGAGTATTGACGCTCTCGCGGTTGGATTATCCATCTGCGTGGCTAATTTTGATGGAATTAGTCAAGATACCAACATTTTTATCGCCGCGTCCGTTATTGCGTTGGTAACCTTTATCATGAGCCTCATCGGATCCTTTGCCGGACTTAAAATGGGAGTTTTTATGAAGCGCTATGCTCCTTTGATTGGTGGCCTTGTTCTCGTCTTACTCGGAGCGCGAATTTTAACCGGCTTATAG